A region of the Clostridium estertheticum subsp. estertheticum genome:
CATAATCATTTTTTATATTTCTATATTTCTACATAACTTATGAATACTACAAATAGTAAGTGCATAATTCTAGATAAATTTTTCATTTTTATAATTATTAGTTCAAATAGGTCACATGAATCTAAGGTATTAACTATACTAATGTATTATGATTATTTTTACGCTTTTAATATATTGTTTTTTATAAAAATGTATTATTAAGTATAAATTTCTTAAGGAGGCAAAGTATGAAAGGTATTATTTTAGCAGGGGGATCTGGAACACGTCTTTACCCAATTACAAAATCAATATCTAAACAGATATTACCTATATATGATAAACCAATGATATATTACCCATTATCAGTGTTGATGCTATCAGGTATAAAAGACATATTAATTATTTCAACGCCTAGAGATATAACTTCATTTGAGGAGTTGCTTTCTGACGGTAGTTTTCTAGGTATTAATATACAATATGCTATTCAAACATATCCTCGTGGACTAGCTGATGCATTTATTATAGGGGAACAATTTATAGGACATGATAGGGTGGCTTTAATCCTTGGAGATAATATATTTCACGGTTATGGTTTTACTAAGAGGTTAAAAAATGCTGCAAACAGGGAAGTAGGAGCTACTATTTTTGGGTACCATGTAATCAATCCAAAGGATTTTGGAGTAGTCGAATTCGATGAAAATAATAATATATTATCAATTGAGGAAAAACCTGAAAATCCAAAATCAAATTATGCAGTTTGTGGTTTATATTTTTATGATAATGATGTAATCGACATTGCTAAAAATGTTAAACCATCTAATAGAGGTGAGCTAGAAATCACTTCAATAAATAATGAATATCTAAAAAGAAAAAATTTAAAAGTAGAATTGCTTGGAAGAGGCATGGCTTGGCTTGATACAGGAACCCATAGAGGACTTTTAGATGCTGCAAATTTTGTGGAAACGGTGCAAACAAGGCAAGGATTGTATGTCGCTTGCATTGAAGAAATTGCTTATTTAAATGGTTTTATAGATAGGGATCAACTCTTAGAAATATCCGAGCCATTAATAAAAACACAATACGGAAAATATTTAATAAATGTAGCTCATGAGAATAACATTACTAATTTTTAATATAAAGGAGCGTTAATGTAGATAAAAACTTATTTAGTAACTGTTGAAGAATTTAATTAGGAGGTACTTACTTTTTTAGTAAGTCCTCCTTAATTTCATTTCTAGTTTCTCATGAAGTATGAGATTGAATAATCAGGTAAAGCTTGTTTCTTAATATTAGGATAATATTGCTTTAAAACACTATTTATTGCTTACTGCAAATAGTCTTTTCTATTAAAACTTTGAATAATAATACTCACCTTATCTAGTTTTTA
Encoded here:
- the rfbA gene encoding glucose-1-phosphate thymidylyltransferase RfbA; amino-acid sequence: MKGIILAGGSGTRLYPITKSISKQILPIYDKPMIYYPLSVLMLSGIKDILIISTPRDITSFEELLSDGSFLGINIQYAIQTYPRGLADAFIIGEQFIGHDRVALILGDNIFHGYGFTKRLKNAANREVGATIFGYHVINPKDFGVVEFDENNNILSIEEKPENPKSNYAVCGLYFYDNDVIDIAKNVKPSNRGELEITSINNEYLKRKNLKVELLGRGMAWLDTGTHRGLLDAANFVETVQTRQGLYVACIEEIAYLNGFIDRDQLLEISEPLIKTQYGKYLINVAHENNITNF